Proteins from one Panicum virgatum strain AP13 chromosome 7K, P.virgatum_v5, whole genome shotgun sequence genomic window:
- the LOC120643100 gene encoding uncharacterized protein LOC120643100, which translates to MILTPDLGTSSTGGRRRQLGAVNMSIPRRRGKEAPPRQTGSEESEENVTDESEETSRSHDSDPPYGPDEIEHSQLPGAPTSSQRSPTAKRQARARDRTDVGSVNVLPTKPGRPRRKKKPYTPHSSHAKT; encoded by the exons ATGATTTTAACACCAGATTTGGGCACATCATCTACAG GAGGACGTCGCAGGCAACTAGGGGCTGTCAATATGTCAATACCTCGTAGGAGGGGCAAGGAGGCACCACCTCGGCAAACTGGCAGCGAGGAGTCTGAGGAGAACGTCACCGACGAGTCCGAGGAGACATCAAGATCACATGATAGCGATCCACCCTACGGCCCTGATGAGATTGAACACTCACAGCTTCCGGGCGCTCCAACATCCTCGCAACGTTCTCCAACAGCAAAGAGGCAGGCGCGGGCACGTGATCGCACCGATGTCGGGAGCGTGAACGTCCTGCCCACTAAGCCGGGCCGTCCCCGTCGTAAAAAGAAACCTTACACCCCCCATTCCTCCCATGCCAAAACATAG